A segment of the Halogeometricum sp. S3BR5-2 genome:
GGCCCCGTGACCGGCGACGCCGACGGCGACGGCGACGTGGACGAGGAGGACGTCGAGGCCATCCAGCGGTCGGTGGCGGGCGAGGACGTCGATATCGATTCGGAGGCCGCGGACGTCGACGGCGACGGCGACGTGGACATCGGCGATGCGATCGGTGCGAGAAATATCAGCGAGGAAAACCAATGAGCGAGCGAATCAACGTGTTGGCCGTCTGCGCCCTGCTGATGGTGGTCGCCATCATCCCGGTTGGAGCGGCGACGATAACGCAGTCGACGACGACGGCGGCGACGATAAGTATCGGCGACGAGGCGACGGCGGCGCCGGACGGAGCGATAACCGCGGAACCGGGTGAAACCCTCACGCTGAGCGTGTGGGCGAACGCGTCGGCGGTGAGCGGGTACCAGACCAGGCTCGCGTTCGACCCCGACGTCGTGCAGGTCGAAGAGGTAGCGGGAAGCGACGACTTCGTCGCACCCGTCTCGAACATCGACAACGATGGCGGCAGCGTCACGTTCAACCAGATCCGCGACTCGGACGGGGACGACCCCGTTCTGGCCGAAGTAACGCTGACGGTGGTCGGCGAGGCCGGCGGGAGCACCTTGCTCTCGTTCGACCGGTCGGACGCGGAGACGAAGTTCGCCACCGACGGCGGGCAGACGTTCGTCCCGCAGACGTACCGCGACGCGACCGTGAGCGTCGAGGACGCGCCGACGGAGACAGAAACGGACACCGAGACGCCTGCACCGACGGAAACGGAAACGATTACCGAGACACCGACGCCGACGGAGACGGAAACGGCTACCGAGACGCCGGCGCCAACAGAGACGGAAACGGTCACCGAAACGCCTGCACCGACAGAAACGGAAACGGCTACCGAAACGCCTGCGCCGCCGACGGAGACCGAGCAACCGCCCACGACGGAGGAGCCCACGACCACCGAGCAGCCCACGACCGCACAGCCGACGACCGAACAACCGACGACCACGACCGAAGAACAGACCACGACTACTGAAGAGCAAACAACGACCGAAGAACAAACCACGACCGAAGAACAGACGACCACTGAGGAGCAGACCACGACCACCGAACAGTCCACCGAGACCGAGACCGAATCGTCGTCCGACAGTAACGACGAGAACGACGCAAACGACGCAAACGACGCGAGCGACGACGACGATGACGACGACAGCGGAAGCAGCAGTAGCGGTGGCGGCGGTGGCTACTCTGCGCCCGCCGAACCCTCGCTCGCCATCGAGTCGGTGCGGCTCAACGCGACGAACGGAAGCGTCGGCACGTCGGTGACGGTTTCGGCCGTCGTCGAGAACACCGGCGACGCCGACGGCGAGATGGACCTCCGACTCGGCGTCGACGGCAACGAGACGGGCGACGAACGGACCGTCGAAGTCGAGGCCGGAGAGACGCAAACGGTCGACTTCTCGGTCGGATTCGACGCTCCGGGGACGTACGCCCTCGCGGTCAACGGCGTCGCGGCCGGCACCGTGACCGTCACGGCGGACGCGTCGAGCGAGACGGCGACCGAGACGTCGACGGTCGAGGCGGCGACCACGCAGTCCGCGGCGTCGACTACCGAGACGGCGACGGTGACCCCGTCCGCGGAGCCGACGGAACCCGCGACCACGACCGGCGGGAGCACCCCCGGATTCGGGTTCGTGGTCACGCTCGTGGCCATGACTCTGCTGGTCGGGTGGCGCGCGGTCGGCCGCGACGAGCGGTAGACGCGCGTTCTACGCCCCGCTTCGCTACTCCCTATTCTCCCCGCCGCGTCTCGCGGTTACCGTCCGACGAGCGTTGTTTGGGGACGCCTAAGAATCGAAGCGACTATGTGTCTTTAGGGTAGCCTAAATCCATGCGCGAAGAACCGACCGGTCGAGACGGTCCGACGAGGCGGCGCTACCTCCGCCTCGGCGGTGCGGTCGTCGGCGGGTCACTGCTGGCGGGATGTACGGGCGGAAACGACGCGGGGTCGACGGCGGCGTCGGCGACGGACACCGCGACGACGGCGGAGACGGAAGCCGATTCGGAGGCGAGCGAGGGCGAGAGCGAAACCGAATCGACCGCGGCGGGCGAGTCCTACTCGGTGTCGATGGCGCCGATGGGCGAAGTCGCGTTCGATGCGGTCCCCGAGACTGTTTTCACTCGTCTGACGCATCTGGCCGGGATGGCGTTCGCGCTCGGCCGCGGGAACAGCGTGAACGCGATGCACGCGCCGAACTACTACGACGGCGTGTGGAACCAGTTCACCCCGCGACTCGACGGCGTCGAACTCGACTGGAGCGGGCTGTACTCCTCGTGGACGCCGAGCAAGGAGAAGCTGTACGAGTTGGACTCCGACGTCCACCTGGCGGACCCCGCGAGCGTCTTCGCGGAGGACAACTGGGGGATGGACGACATCGAGGAGATAGCCGAGAACGTGGCTCCGTGGTTCGGGAACGCCTACAGCGCCCGGCACCAAGAACCGCCGGAGGAGTGGGCCGACCGCTACGAGTACTACGGGCTCTGGGAGATGTTCGAGAGGGTGGCGCAGGTCTTCGACGCGGGGCCGCAGTACGACGCGCTGGCGGAGGTGCACGCGGGGTTGCTCGACACTATCGAGTCTGACCTCCCCCCCGAGGGCGAACGGCCGTCGGTCGTGATGGCAATGCCGAACGACTTCGAGCAGATATACGTGTACAAGGTGACGAACCCGGGACTGCTCACGGCGCACACCCGGCCGCTGAAACCCGTCGAGGCGCTCGGCGACGGCGTCTCCTCCGGCGACGCCATCGACATCGAGGGGCTGTTGGAGGCCGACCCGGACGTCATCCTCGGCAACGGCGGGATGGCTCCCGGCACCGACATGGCGGAAGTGCGTCAGAACCTCGAAGACGACCCCGTCGCGGGTCAGCTCTCGGCGGTGCAGAACGGTCGCGTGTACGCCCAAGCGGCGCGCTACCAGGGGCCGATACTCAACCTCTTCCAGTTGGAGATGACGGCCAAACAGCTGTACCCCGACCGATTCGGCGAGTGGCCGACGTACACCGAGGGGCCGTACCCCGAACTCCCCGAGGACGAGCGGTTGTTCGACCGCCAGCGGGTCGCCGACGCCGTCAACGGCGAGGTCTGAGACGCCGCGTTCGGTCGGGTGCCTACCGCGGGTCGCATCCTCCGGCCGCCGTCACCTCGGACGGGAGGAGACTGGTGAGGGGATACCGCCGGAACGACCGGTGGGCGAAGAAGAAGAGAAGAGGGGAAACGCCGAAAGACGCCCGAGTACCGCTAACGGTCGAAAGCTACAGGTTGTTGGGCGTCGAACGCCGAGTCACGAGAACCGGCGGGCGGTCGCGCGAGTCGACGCCCCGCGCCGCCGGTGCGACGACGCCCGCGACCACCATGTACGAGGACATACTGATACCATACGACGGGAGCGAAGAGGCGAAGATGGCGGCGAGACACGGAATCGAACTCGCGGCGAAACTGGGGGCGGCGGTCCACGGTCTCTACGTCATCGACCTCCCCGGCGTCCCCCGAGCGCTCTCGCTCCGGGACGACGAGGAACAGCTTCGAGCCGAGTACGAGGAGTACGGCGAGAAGGTGCTTGACGACCTGTGCGGCATCGCCTCCGAACACGGCGTCGACTGCGAGACGTCGATGCGGAGCGGGTCGGTCAGCGAGCGCATCGTCGACTTCGCCGACGAGGAGGGGATGGACGCCATCGTGATGGGGTCGGCCTACCGCGGGAAGATCGGCACCCTCCTCGGCGGAACGACGGACAAGGTGGTGCGGACCGCGACGGTTCCGGTCATCACCGAGCGGATGAAGGCCGACGAACTGTAGCCGAAGCGTCGTCGGGACGCTCGGACGCGATTCGGTTCAGTCGTCGAGGAGGTACGTCTCGCGGAAGTAGATAATCAGGCTCGCGCCGAGAAAGCAGAACGCCGCCGCCCGCAGGTCGCCGCTCGACATCAGCGCCAAGGCGGCGGCGAACAGGAGGACGACGAGCGCGGCC
Coding sequences within it:
- a CDS encoding CARDB domain-containing protein, translated to MSERINVLAVCALLMVVAIIPVGAATITQSTTTAATISIGDEATAAPDGAITAEPGETLTLSVWANASAVSGYQTRLAFDPDVVQVEEVAGSDDFVAPVSNIDNDGGSVTFNQIRDSDGDDPVLAEVTLTVVGEAGGSTLLSFDRSDAETKFATDGGQTFVPQTYRDATVSVEDAPTETETDTETPAPTETETITETPTPTETETATETPAPTETETVTETPAPTETETATETPAPPTETEQPPTTEEPTTTEQPTTAQPTTEQPTTTTEEQTTTTEEQTTTEEQTTTEEQTTTEEQTTTTEQSTETETESSSDSNDENDANDANDASDDDDDDDSGSSSSGGGGGYSAPAEPSLAIESVRLNATNGSVGTSVTVSAVVENTGDADGEMDLRLGVDGNETGDERTVEVEAGETQTVDFSVGFDAPGTYALAVNGVAAGTVTVTADASSETATETSTVEAATTQSAASTTETATVTPSAEPTEPATTTGGSTPGFGFVVTLVAMTLLVGWRAVGRDER
- a CDS encoding ABC transporter substrate-binding protein, with amino-acid sequence MREEPTGRDGPTRRRYLRLGGAVVGGSLLAGCTGGNDAGSTAASATDTATTAETEADSEASEGESETESTAAGESYSVSMAPMGEVAFDAVPETVFTRLTHLAGMAFALGRGNSVNAMHAPNYYDGVWNQFTPRLDGVELDWSGLYSSWTPSKEKLYELDSDVHLADPASVFAEDNWGMDDIEEIAENVAPWFGNAYSARHQEPPEEWADRYEYYGLWEMFERVAQVFDAGPQYDALAEVHAGLLDTIESDLPPEGERPSVVMAMPNDFEQIYVYKVTNPGLLTAHTRPLKPVEALGDGVSSGDAIDIEGLLEADPDVILGNGGMAPGTDMAEVRQNLEDDPVAGQLSAVQNGRVYAQAARYQGPILNLFQLEMTAKQLYPDRFGEWPTYTEGPYPELPEDERLFDRQRVADAVNGEV
- a CDS encoding universal stress protein, with translation MYEDILIPYDGSEEAKMAARHGIELAAKLGAAVHGLYVIDLPGVPRALSLRDDEEQLRAEYEEYGEKVLDDLCGIASEHGVDCETSMRSGSVSERIVDFADEEGMDAIVMGSAYRGKIGTLLGGTTDKVVRTATVPVITERMKADEL